In a genomic window of Clostridia bacterium:
- a CDS encoding rod shape-determining protein, with protein MKKRETVDTEQTTVSKVQNSMKHAPNQAAKIGIDLGTANLLVYVEGEGIIFNEPSVIAFDYYTGEVIAVGHNASKMIGRNHKGIRVVSPLQQGVISDMEAAKKLIELALRKAENTDIALEKSTCLICCPSEVTQIERDSMIELAKKLGVPDVFIEEEVKAGGIGAGLDIYGSNGSMVIDMGGGTTDIGVLSLGDIVVSESIRIAGNYFDNEIINYIQYNHGLLIGKNTAKRIKEVIGTLRAQLPEDKITYANGRDVLSGLPRRIELKQSEIRDVLRPSFIQIANTVLKALQATPAELSADIIENGITLNGGCALIDGVDEFFNKQLGLDVHISPNPLTAIVEGTRILLKNRGNYYVRPVE; from the coding sequence ATGAAAAAGAGAGAAACAGTAGATACAGAACAAACTACAGTTAGTAAAGTTCAAAACTCAATGAAACATGCTCCCAATCAAGCTGCAAAAATAGGTATTGACCTTGGAACAGCTAACCTGTTGGTTTATGTTGAGGGCGAAGGCATAATATTCAATGAACCTTCTGTAATAGCTTTTGACTATTACACCGGAGAGGTAATAGCAGTTGGTCATAATGCATCCAAAATGATCGGAAGAAACCACAAGGGTATTAGGGTAGTTAGCCCTTTGCAACAAGGTGTTATTTCCGATATGGAAGCTGCAAAGAAGCTTATTGAGCTTGCTCTTAGAAAAGCAGAAAACACAGATATCGCTCTAGAGAAATCAACTTGCTTGATTTGCTGTCCTTCAGAAGTCACTCAGATTGAAAGAGATTCAATGATTGAGTTGGCTAAGAAATTAGGCGTTCCTGATGTATTCATCGAAGAGGAAGTAAAAGCAGGTGGTATCGGCGCAGGTCTTGACATCTATGGCTCAAATGGTTCTATGGTTATAGACATGGGCGGCGGTACAACCGATATAGGTGTATTATCCTTGGGCGATATAGTTGTTAGCGAATCCATTCGTATAGCAGGCAACTATTTTGATAATGAAATTATCAATTATATACAGTATAACCATGGTTTGTTAATCGGCAAAAATACTGCAAAACGTATTAAGGAAGTAATTGGTACTTTGCGTGCTCAGTTGCCTGAAGATAAAATTACATACGCTAATGGTAGAGATGTTCTATCCGGACTTCCTAGAAGAATTGAGCTCAAGCAATCCGAAATTCGCGATGTGTTGAGACCTTCATTTATCCAAATCGCCAACACAGTATTGAAGGCACTTCAAGCAACTCCTGCTGAACTTTCTGCAGATATCATCGAAAACGGCATTACGCTTAACGGCGGATGCGCTTTGATTGATGGTGTTGATGAGTTCTTCAATAAGCAATTAGGACTTGATGTTCACATTTCACCTAATCCTTTGACAGCAATTGTTGAAGGAACAAGAATTCTCCTCAAGAACAGAGGAAATTACTATGTAAGACCTGTTGAATAG
- a CDS encoding rod shape-determining protein, which produces MSEGMGIGIDLGTANLLVYVEKKGIIFNEPSVVAFDYESGKIVAAGADAHQMIGKAHSKISVVKPLKSGVISDMNAAKELLTYVLRRIENITEKEMGTATAVICCPSEVTKIEREVMKELAKKMGIEDVFIEEEIKAGALGAGIDIFRSKGVMIVDIGGGSTDVGVLSFGDIVLSKTIRIAGNYIDAELIKQIKKNQKVEIGELTAERCKMDLSDLRENAPVVVNRYAGRDIVVGIPKYVDISTEDIRDIILPTYEEIVKLIATVLKDTPPELSADIYQNGILLTGGGSLIRGVEEFISSRIQVPVRVAHNPLTCVAEGTKYLLKNRGNYLINPLQL; this is translated from the coding sequence ATGTCAGAAGGTATGGGAATTGGTATTGACCTTGGCACAGCAAACTTATTAGTTTATGTGGAAAAAAAGGGTATTATATTTAATGAGCCGTCTGTTGTTGCATTTGACTACGAAAGTGGAAAAATAGTTGCGGCAGGTGCTGATGCTCATCAAATGATAGGTAAAGCTCACAGCAAAATATCCGTTGTAAAGCCTCTAAAAAGCGGTGTTATCAGCGATATGAACGCTGCAAAAGAGTTGTTGACCTATGTTTTGAGAAGAATAGAAAATATAACTGAAAAAGAAATGGGTACAGCCACAGCAGTTATTTGCTGTCCTTCCGAAGTAACAAAGATCGAAAGAGAAGTTATGAAGGAATTGGCTAAGAAGATGGGTATCGAAGACGTCTTTATTGAAGAAGAAATCAAAGCCGGTGCTTTGGGCGCAGGAATTGATATTTTCAGATCAAAAGGCGTTATGATTGTTGATATAGGCGGCGGCAGCACCGACGTTGGTGTATTGTCATTTGGTGATATCGTATTATCAAAGACAATCAGAATTGCAGGTAACTATATCGACGCTGAATTGATAAAGCAAATTAAAAAGAACCAGAAAGTTGAAATCGGTGAATTGACTGCAGAACGTTGCAAGATGGACTTGTCAGATTTGCGCGAAAATGCTCCTGTAGTTGTTAACCGTTATGCTGGTCGTGATATTGTAGTAGGTATTCCTAAGTATGTTGATATTTCAACAGAAGATATTAGAGATATTATATTGCCTACATACGAAGAAATTGTAAAACTTATCGCAACCGTATTAAAGGATACTCCTCCCGAATTGTCTGCAGATATCTATCAAAACGGTATCTTATTGACCGGTGGTGGATCATTAATACGCGGTGTTGAAGAGTTTATTAGCTCTAGAATCCAGGTTCCTGTAAGAGTTGCTCATAATCCTTTGACTTGTGTTGCTGAAGGTACAAAATACTTGCTCAAGAACCGTGGTAACTATCTAATTAATCCACTTCAATTATAA
- a CDS encoding rod shape-determining protein, whose protein sequence is MTENENQKLQDGKINVGVDLGTSNLRIYVEGRGTVFKEPSILAIDKATHKVVSVGFEAAQLVGKVHDKVEVIKPLNGGVISDIDMIREILMFTFDKIFASGASTINRLLICTPSEITETEKEAIVILGKELGVKETRIEEEIKAAAIGGGISIYAPSGHMVIDIGGGTTSFGIISLGDVVLSKSTKVAGEYFDKQIMHYVKEKYKLEIGPQTAEKIKITLASLNGDYPRDDEGNVITYNAMGRDLVTGLPRMDVITPEEVREILLECFESIKSTLIATLEITPPELSGDLVENGILVTGGGALIKGIKEYIEDITHIKVTTAPNPINAVIDGTKKLLKNEKQHYYGDY, encoded by the coding sequence ATGACTGAAAACGAAAATCAAAAGTTGCAAGATGGTAAGATTAACGTTGGCGTTGATTTGGGTACTTCTAACCTTCGTATTTATGTTGAGGGAAGAGGTACCGTATTTAAAGAACCGTCAATTCTAGCCATTGATAAAGCGACTCACAAGGTCGTATCAGTAGGTTTTGAAGCGGCGCAGTTAGTCGGAAAGGTCCATGATAAGGTAGAGGTAATTAAACCTCTAAACGGAGGCGTCATATCAGATATTGATATGATCCGTGAAATTTTGATGTTTACCTTTGATAAAATATTTGCATCAGGGGCAAGCACAATTAATAGGTTATTAATCTGTACGCCTTCAGAAATAACCGAAACAGAAAAAGAAGCAATTGTCATTTTGGGTAAAGAATTGGGTGTTAAAGAAACTCGAATTGAAGAAGAGATCAAAGCAGCGGCAATAGGTGGGGGAATTAGTATATATGCACCTTCCGGTCATATGGTCATTGACATAGGCGGTGGTACAACTAGCTTTGGAATTATTTCATTAGGCGATGTTGTTTTGTCAAAGTCAACCAAAGTTGCGGGTGAATATTTTGACAAGCAAATAATGCATTACGTAAAAGAAAAGTATAAGCTCGAAATAGGACCTCAAACAGCAGAAAAGATCAAGATTACTCTTGCATCTTTGAACGGCGATTATCCTAGAGACGATGAAGGCAATGTAATTACTTACAATGCTATGGGTCGTGACCTTGTAACAGGTTTGCCTCGTATGGATGTCATCACTCCTGAAGAAGTAAGAGAAATATTGCTTGAATGCTTTGAGTCCATTAAGTCAACCTTAATAGCGACATTGGAAATAACTCCTCCTGAATTGTCAGGTGACTTGGTTGAAAATGGAATTCTTGTTACGGGCGGCGGTGCTTTGATTAAGGGCATTAAAGAGTATATCGAAGATATTACTCATATAAAAGTTACTACAGCGCCTAATCCCATTAACGCCGTAATTGACGGAACAAAGAAACTGTTAAAGAACGAGAAACAACATTACTACGGTGATTATTAG